The Drosophila innubila isolate TH190305 chromosome 3R unlocalized genomic scaffold, UK_Dinn_1.0 2_E_3R, whole genome shotgun sequence genome has a segment encoding these proteins:
- the LOC117792151 gene encoding kinesin heavy chain isoform X3: protein MERRGRIPVAKFRTQEAKTRSRSRVREPDYNEQDPEHDMFTLLEDNIALKEENKALKLEIDSHKTTQEEQQLQHEKLCAQLEVLQQQQLKFESEIKELSSKFSKTLNERNALDKLHKMKVDQIHNLTSELEHMREKQQDQSGANPAASLVGSVELKRNLLKILQHGSADSGDVAINDDLDSLIDVDSSPGVNITNALVERLVAEFLALKHATNGVDLQLYEANEKIAELVEHQHLLEEENETLRTENGNLTKVAKLLTENMKESVETSQKMEAALIKLKQRNDELTAKTRDLPDGQTTMPAMPSPNTLQSEAEEFEVIKDQVQQQQREHNERIVEMVLTL, encoded by the exons ATGGAAAGACGTGGACGCATTCCCGTGGCCAAGTTTCGCACTCAGGAGGCGAAGACACGAAGTCGGAGTCGTGTCCGTGAACCGGACTATAATGAACAGGATCCGGAGCATGATATGTTCACGCTGCTCGAGGATAACATAGCGCTAAAGGAGGAGAACAAGGCGCTCAAGCTCGAGATTGATTCTC ACAAGACAACGCAGGaggagcaacagttgcaacacgAGAAACTCTGTGCTCAGCTGGaagtgttgcaacaacaacaactcaaattTGAATCCGAAATCAAGGAACTGTCCTCCAAGTTCAGCAAAACACTCAACGAACGCAATGCTCTCGACAAACTGCACAAAATGAAGGTGGATCAGATTCATAA TCTTACAAGTGAGCTGGAGCACATGCGTGAGAAGCAGCAGGATCAGTCTGGAGCAAATCCTGCCGCCTCTTTAGTTGGTTCCGTGGAGCTGAAACGCAATCTGCTAAAGATCCTGCAACATGGCAGTGCCGATAGCGGCGATGTGGCCATCAACGATGATCTGGACAGTTTGATCGATGTCGATAGCAGTCCAGGTGTCAACATAACCAATGCTTTGGTGGAGCGACTTGTTGCCGAGTTTCTGGCGCTAAAACATGCCACAAACGGCGTCGACTTGCAACTTTATGAGGCCAATGAGAAGATAGCCGAGTTAGTAGAGCAT caaCATTTGCTTGAGGAGGAGAACGAAACGCTGCGCACAGAGAATGGAAATCTGACCAAGGTGGCCAAATTGCTGACGGAGAACATGAAGGAGAGCGTGGAGACGAGTCAAAA AATGGAGGCagctttaataaaactaaagcaGCGCAATGATGAGCTCACTGCCAAGACAAGGGATCTGCCAGATGGTCAGACAACGATGCCAGCGATGCCTTCACCCAACACACTTCAATCCGAGGCGGAGGAGTTCGAGGTGATCAAGGATcaggtgcaacaacaacagcgggaACACAATGAACGCATTGTGGAAAtg
- the LOC117792151 gene encoding kinesin heavy chain isoform X2 — MERRGRIPVAKFRTQEAKTRSRSRVREPDYNEQDPEHDMFTLLEDNIALKEENKALKLEIDSHKTTQEEQQLQHEKLCAQLEVLQQQQLKFESEIKELSSKFSKTLNERNALDKLHKMKVDQIHNLTSELEHMREKQQDQSGANPAASLVGSVELKRNLLKILQHGSADSGDVAINDDLDSLIDVDSSPGVNITNALVERLVAEFLALKHATNGVDLQLYEANEKIAELVEHQHLLEEENETLRTENGNLTKVAKLLTENMKESVETSQKMEAALIKLKQRNDELTAKTRDLPDGQTTMPAMPSPNTLQSEAEEFEVIKDQVQQQQREHNERIVEMQTRSVFNIFKPFSSIFKSN; from the exons ATGGAAAGACGTGGACGCATTCCCGTGGCCAAGTTTCGCACTCAGGAGGCGAAGACACGAAGTCGGAGTCGTGTCCGTGAACCGGACTATAATGAACAGGATCCGGAGCATGATATGTTCACGCTGCTCGAGGATAACATAGCGCTAAAGGAGGAGAACAAGGCGCTCAAGCTCGAGATTGATTCTC ACAAGACAACGCAGGaggagcaacagttgcaacacgAGAAACTCTGTGCTCAGCTGGaagtgttgcaacaacaacaactcaaattTGAATCCGAAATCAAGGAACTGTCCTCCAAGTTCAGCAAAACACTCAACGAACGCAATGCTCTCGACAAACTGCACAAAATGAAGGTGGATCAGATTCATAA TCTTACAAGTGAGCTGGAGCACATGCGTGAGAAGCAGCAGGATCAGTCTGGAGCAAATCCTGCCGCCTCTTTAGTTGGTTCCGTGGAGCTGAAACGCAATCTGCTAAAGATCCTGCAACATGGCAGTGCCGATAGCGGCGATGTGGCCATCAACGATGATCTGGACAGTTTGATCGATGTCGATAGCAGTCCAGGTGTCAACATAACCAATGCTTTGGTGGAGCGACTTGTTGCCGAGTTTCTGGCGCTAAAACATGCCACAAACGGCGTCGACTTGCAACTTTATGAGGCCAATGAGAAGATAGCCGAGTTAGTAGAGCAT caaCATTTGCTTGAGGAGGAGAACGAAACGCTGCGCACAGAGAATGGAAATCTGACCAAGGTGGCCAAATTGCTGACGGAGAACATGAAGGAGAGCGTGGAGACGAGTCAAAA AATGGAGGCagctttaataaaactaaagcaGCGCAATGATGAGCTCACTGCCAAGACAAGGGATCTGCCAGATGGTCAGACAACGATGCCAGCGATGCCTTCACCCAACACACTTCAATCCGAGGCGGAGGAGTTCGAGGTGATCAAGGATcaggtgcaacaacaacagcgggaACACAATGAACGCATTGTGGAAAtg CAAACACGCAGCgtgtttaacatttttaaaccgTTCTCGAGCAtattcaaaagca